The nucleotide sequence aaatagggtaggtcgggttaccgtaaccacacctattttttttttaggccttagtcaACAAAGTACATGATGTCTGTGTATTGCTAAACCAGCAACCAGAGCTGGTACAGCTCTTCGGTGTAAGTGAAACGCGTCTAGATTCGCGTATCTCAGACAGCCTTGTTAACATAAACATTCCGAATTATTCGGTTTTACGACGGGACAATgcaacggattctgtttctccttttacccttgttaagtgtttcttgtatagaatatagtcaatttttgtaaagattttagtcaagcagtatgtaagaaatgttaagtcctttgtactggaaacttgcattctcccagtaaggtcagaatgcccctggagcaaatttttgattagtgcttttgtgaacaagaaacaaatgacaagtggctctatcccatctccccccttcccccgtcgcgatataaccttcgtggttgaaaacgacgttaaacaccaaataaagaaagaaaacccgcattgactacaaactgtccaccctctgctttaacttcttttctggctcgacgtctcctgcttacttctctgaactcctcaccgtctattctccagcaagacaactccgtgcctcttctgactgtcgcatcctcaccattccacacaccaaaaccaaaacatactacgcttttactttctgcgcacccacacaatggaaaattctctcccctttcacatccgccactctcagtcacccaaagcattcaaacgagcacttaaaacgcatctcttcaagaaatacaacccctgattttgttttctcagtccatcagtaggcaacatgtagtgtatttgttgttttagtgataatgtgacaatgtatataaacatctagggctgttttcagtattgttgataacatgttctgtttgattaagggtattcagctggtatttccttgttttcactacctattttattcatgtttttattattacttagttagtggaagaatcttttgtaatgtatgtttgatggtgtatatcatcgccgagctgcaaaacttattctgcatgatttgaataggtccacggatgataaactaaagctcttgaatttcctccccttgaaagatcagttgacgttaatcAAGGCGGTGTTCATGTAtacaattctaaatgacgactgtcctaaatatttgcaatcacatttcaaacaaacaaacaaaaagatatgggtcccaaaaattcatccctcctatacctcgcatagacctttacaaatcgagcttagccttctcgggagcgtttctctggaactcctttccccaacagataagaaatgcaacttcagtgaaaatgtttaagagacagtcacgttcacacaccattcgtgaatgaaatgtcttgttcgattgttattttgttaaacattgtgtactagtgttaacggatgtgtagctgatcggagcaactttattcccaaatgaaaggtataactatgtcaatgtaattttgtaatttttgagttctccttatgtaattccttaaatgcacattgtgttgcattccatacaatgtatttctgtattttatatgattgaatttatatttttaatgtgcgtctgtctttatgtgttgtataaaggacaggttggaagaataggctttgcctaaaaccctttatccttttgtaataaagttctgagtctgagtctgagtctctctctctctttgtccgtctgtctctcacaccccccccccccccccctcccttactggttggtccggtgtcagagtaatgtgactgggtgaaacatgaagcctgtgctgcgacttctgtcttgtgtgtggcgcacgttaaatgtcaaagcagcaccgccctgatatcacccttcgtggtggactgggcgataaggaaacaaacaaacaccccccccccccttctctctctcaccctctctctctcgctctcttatTTAGTATGTCCCGTCTCTCCGCTGAGAGGTCCAGAGAATCTAGAGCTCCCTGTCGTTGCAGGCTTCGGCATCTGTGGCATTCCTGAGAACTTAACCAATGCCCTGCTTGAGACCAAGGTCAAGAATCTGACCATCATCAGCGACAGTGCCGGCGTCTGTGACTTCGGACTGGGCCTGATGCTTGTCGAACAGCAGGTTGGATATGTGATATGGTTTTGTGTTCATTTAGGACCTTGGTGCAGTGGgagttgggggagggggttgagagaatgagagggtgtgtttgtgtgtgtgtgtgtgtgtgtgtgtgtgtgatgggaggggggagaaaataagagagaattcatgtgcgcgcgtgtgtgtgtgtgggtgtgtggatgGGAAAGGAAAAAATGAGAGATTCTAATTCCTGCgcgcgcccgtgtgtgtgtgtgtgtttgcgtgcgtgcgtgtgtgagtgtgtgtgtgtgtgtgtgtgttgaaagtTATACCCATGTTTACATGCCATGAGTACGTGTGGGTGCAGATGTATCTGCACCCaaatcaacaacacacaaaaccatGTGTTTATATTCAACGAATGTATTTCTGGTGCTGTAGTTCACGATACATAAAAAGGTAAATCTCCGAGGGAACAGGCAATTTTTACGTATCTGGGTTCTtcgatgttttgtttttttgcagatCAAGAAAATGGTGTGCTCCTACATCGGGAACAACCCTCTGTTCCACCACCAGTACCTGAAAGGCGAAATAGAAGTTGAACTTGTCCCGCAGGTATGGCTGGCCACTCCAAAATACTTGTTGTTCTAGTATTTGTATGAAACCCATAAACTCTGAGGTCATCTACCGTATACATTTTGGCGGGAAatgcgaactgacaaaccgcataACGTTTCGTTTGACTGGCACCACTAAATGGTATGTGAAGTCGTATGTGGGATAGTTGTGTAAATGTTTATAACCTGatctgcgacaaaaagacaaatcgttgcttcagcaaTGATGTCAGCTGCACGGCATCTTAAAGGGGAGACACGGTAGTAATGTCTATTCAGTGTTTCTTGACGCTGGGGTTGTTTCTGACTAAAAACTGTGTCAACTGCAGATACTCAAAAGTGCTTTAGAAcatgatttttgactcacatgcgaagcaaaagtgagtctatgtactcacccgagtcgtccgtccgtccggacgtccggacgtccgtccgtccgtccggaaaactttaacgttggatatttcttggacactattcagtctatcagtaccaaatttggcaagatggtgtatgatgacaaggccccaaaaaacatacatagcatcttgaccttgcttcaaggtcaaggtcgcaggggccataaatgttgcctaaaaaacagctatttttcacatttttcccattttctctgaagtttttgagattgaatacctcacctacatatgatatatagggcaaagtaagccccatcttttgataccagtttggtttaccttgcttcaaggtcaaggtcacaggagctcttcaaatttggattgtatacatattttgaagtgaccttgaccctgaactatggaagataactgtttcaaacttaaaaattatgtggggcacatgttatgctttcatcatgagacacatttggtcacatatgatcaaggtcaaggtcactttgacccttatgaaatgtgaccaaaataaggtagtgaaccactaaaagtgaccatatctcatggtagaaagagccaataagcaccattgtacttcctatgtcttgaattaacagctttgtgttgcatgaccttggatgaccttgaccttgggtcaaggtcacatgtattttggtaggaaaaatgtgtaaagcagttcttagtgtatgatgtcattgctaggtttagttaccctaaaggtcgaggtcaagcatgtgagttgtATGGGTTTTGCCCTTCTTGTATGTATTTATTGTCAAGGCAACACCCAAATGGCCGCATAAAGGTGCCAAAAGACAGCTTTTAAAATGTTACCCTTTTCTAAATGTTGCACATGTAtacaacaattctgtcttttgaaATCTAGTCAGCGATGTCATCTCCAACTCCACGTTTGTGAAAATGTtggttatatttttttttaatgatttaaaaaaaaaatgtaatactgACGGTTTCCATTGTCGTCGTTTTCTATATCAaataagattaaaaaaaaattaaaaaaaggttttttttctcaattatccaaacaaaattatagTTTAGGTTACCGAAGTGTCCCCCGGGGTACAATTCGAGATTGGTGTCAGAACGGGGTGTTACATCGGGTTTAGGAGTAGAGATAAAAGAAGGTTTTCGCGTGTGTTTGTGAAGGGAACACTAGCGGAGCGAATTCGGTGTGGCGGTGCAGGCATCCCAGCTTTCTTCACTCCCACTGGTTATGGCACCTTGATACAGACGGGGGGAGAGCCGCTCAAGTACGACAAAGCCGGAAAGGTTATTCTTGCCAGCAAGGAAAAAGAGGTATGGTCAAGCGGTCAGGATGACCATGGTTTGCTAACGTGCAATCGTCACATTCTCCACAGCTGTTTTCGCCATGCCTGTCGCTGGcaatgttgttttgttgtgtatTATTTTTTGgtctctggctggctggctaacTAACTTTGGCTGGCTGGTTATTCGTGTCATTTTCTCTTCAGTAGTGCCAATGAGCGTGTctctctattttattttctctttctgtctgtcagtttgtctgtcagtccgtccCTATTTTGcctcctgtctgtctctgtctgtctgcatctctCTGACTCACGCTCTCAGTAATTACttattttactctctctctctctctctctctctctctctctctctctctctctctctctctctctctctctctctctctctctctctctctctctctctctctctctctctctctctctctctctctctctctctctgatcaagagttgaaatggcaaactcatttgagtaatatttgcaaagtagtatcaaagaatttgtacctgttatcaaaattaaggcattacacCGATTCTGCatcactcaaaatgttctattacgcccacataatgcctcatataaacttcgcatcgacactttgggataactgcagtgatgttcatttaaaaagactcaattccctgcatcgccgagctgcaaaacttattctgcatgatttgaataggtccacggatgataaactaaagctcctgctgaatttcctccccttgaaagatcagttgacgttaaacaaggctgtgttcatgtatacaattctaaatgacgactatcctaaatatttgcaatcacatttcaaacaaacaaacaaaaagattcCCGCAGTgaggcactgcggttatgaaattaaaggcccctcctgtttttggaaccgcaggagctttctagtttgctgttaggtagatttttggttcctctttcctgtcatgctctctttttcttcatgaattcttttcttttttctgccttcttgctcattcacctgtattttttccaaaaatctcttctcttgccgcttgtctcgcgattcatgtatagtttaatctgttagtgttctgatgtaagtccagcagtagataggttaagcctattttaacatactggaaactggtaatcttccagtaggtattaatttagttttactaaagcctgctgggacacaagtaatgggttagtgcatttgtaaacaggaatcgcttgacaagtggcccccttcatcccccccttcctcgtcctgatatggctctgcgtagtcggctggacgttaagcaacaaataaataaataaaataaataaaacaaaaagatatgggtcccaaaaattcatccctcctatacctcgcatagacctctacaaatcgagcttagccttctcgggagcttttctctggaactccttctcccaacagataagaaatgcaacttcagtgaaaatgtttaagagacagtcacattcacacatcattcgtgaatgaaatgtcttgttcgattgttattttgttgaacattttgtactagtgttaacggatgtgtagctgatttgagcaacttaattctcaaaatgaaaggtttaaCTAGTATaggtcaatgtaattttgtaatgtttgagttctccttatataattccttaaatgcacattgtgttgcaatccatacaatgtatttctgtatcttatatgattgaatttttattttttttatgtccgtctgtctttatgtgttgtataaaggacaggttggaagaataggctttgcctaaaagtaaaacctttatccttttgtaataaaggtctgagtctctctctctctctctctctctctctctctctctctctctctctctctctctctctctctctctctcagcgctTTCAACGAATGCCTTTTGCTGTTGCAGTCACGTCAGATCAACGGCCGTAACTACATCATGGAGGAGGCCATCAAAGCGGACTTCGCCATCGTCAAGGCCTGGAAAGCTGACAGGGCAGGGAACCTGATATTCAGGTAAATTGTGGCTCCAGGCAGCAGCTATATACTGTTTACACCCATCACACAAGCAACCAACCATTCTGTCAGAATAATTTTGATAGTTGTCTTTAGAGTTGTCGACATTATGCTTTTGCAAACGTGAGGCGCTTGCGCGCGCACTTATAcatgatcaacaacaacaatacaatcTAACTTTATTTCCGGATTGTAGGTACAAACataactttttttgttgttgttcatcgTACACAACACATAACACAGTACATTGGATCTTAGTGAAAAGATGCTCTCATCCAACGTaaagtggtcggctgggcgttaagcaaacaaacaaacaaaatccaacGTAAAGGCCTAGACCGATGTGTGGTGTTGATGCACACGATCGTTTGCTCGGGAAGGGAGACATCTTTAAACCAATAGTCTTCCGAGATAGGTACGAATTCGGACGTTATTGGATACATATGTAGCAGAATGAGCTGCACTTCgaacagttttgttttgttcttccaCTCCACCGATTTTTCTCAAGCCTCCTTTCTTAATTAAAGTCATGATTTTCTTTGAGGAAGACATTCTCCGAAGTTTGATTCACTACACATTGAAGGAGATTCGCAGGCAATGCACAGTTTTCCTGAACGATGAAGAAAATGCCCGTGTTTCATGAAGTCCTTCCCCGTGTAAACGATGCCGCTTACACCGTCTAATAATTAatgtctggccaggcttttacatgggatgaggcaATCCCTCAAATTTAACACATACCAGAGATCTAAGATGGTGAGTCGActcgtttacacgggaatgaATATGACTCTAATGGACGAATCATTGCCTGTAACATAGAAACTGAAGGGAAAATTACACCGTAATGAATTTGTCTTTCATGGACGCATTATTgcgtgtgacacacacactgaaggggATATTACATGGGGATGACATTACCTTTAATGGACATATTATTGCCTGTAACATACACATTGTAGAAAAAATTACACGGGAATGAGTTTGCTTTTAATGGACGCATTGTTGCGTGTAAATACACACTGAAGAGGAAAAATCACCGACGATTTATCAAGAACTCGTTGGGCGCAGAAAATCAGCCCAGAACTTCAACACCCCTATGTGCAAGGCGTCCAAGTTCACCATCGCGGAGGTGGAGGAGATCGTGGACATCGGAGAGATCGCGCCGGACGACGTGCACGTGCCCCACATCTACGTGCAGCGCGTCGTGCAGGGACAGAAGTACCAGAAGAAGGTGGAGGTACGTACGACCCATCGTGCTTTCTTCTCTTCGGTGCCTGCGCAATGACTGAAAACCTGAAACTATATGgctactttctgtgcagagtgcgatttttgtctttgaatttattttttaactgACATCAGTGTCAACATGCAAAATTAGTTCCGTGAAAAATTTAAACTCTGCGCAGAACTCTCAAACTCTCActctcaaattttattggcttcaattttcatagaagaatttgtcttgcgcttggttTCTGGTAAGTGTTCCTATGGAAGGATGCTGGCGTTGCGTCTGAAGGCCGTCTGGACATAACTGTGACAGTGGACATGGTCGGTCGGTCACACAGGACGGAATGTTTGTTTCATGAAACGCGTTGATCAGAATGCAACTTGTGATAGAAGCGCATACGAGTGTGGCTTCAAACTATAGTGGCTAGCTGCATGACGTTTTTGTATAACGATTTGTTGCAGAGTCTCAAGTTCGACTTTGGCGAAGTCCTGAAGAAGCCCATCAGCTCATACGAGTACACGCGGGAACGAATTGTCCGGCGAATCGCCGCGGACTTCAAGAGTGGCATGTACAGTATCCTTTGCAGGGTTTAACCAGGGAGAAAAgtgcaatgggacatttgtccccctcaaccaaattctgatgggacaaagtcgaaggcaagaagcgcctaAGAGGCCTTTTGTCCAaaatgcaaaatggtgcaatatggtgccatctgagaattaaccgctatatcgtgttatatgtgtgtgtgtgtgtgtgtgtgtgtgtgtgtgtgtgtgtgtgtgtgtgtgtgtgtgtgtgtgtgcgtgtgtgtgtgtaatccgatgtaaagtgtacatttggtggcccAGTGGTATGTAATCTCAAttcgccctttgacgcactaaagggaattgtgatgggacattttcagaactaatgcgccattggcgcagggcgcactagtaaatgaaaccctgcctTTGCAAAGAGGCAGCGGGAGATCGACAGAAAGGGAGAgttagagagaaaaagagagagagttttgtttGGCAGTTGTAAGCTTCTAATTGTACAGGGGCCGTGCACCCAGATTTGTGGGAATTCAAAGTTTTCTAAAGGAATGGAATTAACAGAATTTTCACCACAAAAAAGAAGGTAAATAACTTGTTCGTTTAAAATAACGTGTCCATTATGTTTTTAGGTCATCACCCCAAATAAATTCACAAGTAGAAGGAAAATAACTTGTTcgtttaaaataaataaaatagaaAAAATCATTTTGTATGTACATCAATGAAACCCTGTAGAACCGAGGAGCCTCACAACTTCAAAAATATCAGTGAATTTTCAACAGAGTTGTGCGACTTAAACCGGAATTTCCCGAACGCTGTCATTATATATGTGACAGATGTCGGGGTCGTGGTTAACAGCATGGAGTGAATAATTATGTCCCTTGACTTGGTCAAGTAAACCTTGGCATCGGAATCCCCATGCATGCCGCCAACTTCGTCAATCCCGACGTCAACGTGCACCTGCATAGTGAGAACGGAATTCTGGATATGGTTAGTATTTTTACCTGGagaatgtttgttgtttttttcctgatgaaAGCTGGTTTGAAAAAAGGACATGAATTCAGGGGAATGACGGGGCCGTTGTGCCTTTAAAaggaattaatttttaattgcTTTATTTTGGTGCTGAAAGGAGCTATTCCCTGTGATCACGCGTGGGTGTTTTGTCAACCGGCGTATCACCTCGAAATCAGGACGCGGATAGGAGACATGCAGAAACCGCCTTCATAAAGCTGGCCAAAGAgaagttgagatctctaacatgtCACTCCCGAACGACCAAACATGATTATGGGAatacctttttgactcacatgcgaagcaaaagtgagtctatgtactcacccgagtcgtccgtccgtccgtccgtccggaaaactttaacgttggatatttcttggacactattcagtctatcagtaccaaatttggcaagatggtgtatgatgacaaggccccaaaaaacatacatagcatcttgaccttgcttcaaggtcaaggtcgcaggggccataaatgttgcctaaaaaacagctatttttcccattttctctgaagtttttgagattcaatacctcacctatatatgatatatagggcaaagtaagccccatcttttgataccagtttggtttaccttgcttcaaggtcaaggtcacaggagctcttcaaagttggaatgtatacatattttgaagtgaccttgactctgaactatggaagataactgtttcaaacttaaaaattatgtggggcacatgttatgctttcatcatgagacacatttggtcacatatgatcaaggacaaggtcactttgacccttatgaaatgtgaccaaaataaggtagtgaaccactaaaagtgaccatatctcatggtagaaagagcaaataagcaccattgtacttcctatgtcttgaattaacagctttgtgttgcatgaccttggatgaccttgacctttggtcacatgtattttggtaggaaaaatgtgtaaagcagttcttagtgtatgatgtcattgctaggtttagttatttgaccttgaccctcatgtaaaggtcaaggtcaagcatgtgagtcgtatgggatttgcccttcttgttgtttgttttccaCTTCTTACTGGACCAAATGGTATCCTCTCGTCACATGTACCGCCATTATAAACTTGTAACGGGTAAAATAACACAAATGAGAAATCAAAGCGATCACTGTTTCCTCCTACAGGGCCCCTACCCCAAGCCTGGGGAGGAGGACGCTGACCTGATCAACGCGGGCAAGGAGACGGTGACGGCCAAGCCCGGTGGCTCCTTCTTCGCCAGCGACGAGTCCTTCGCTATGATCCGAGGGTCAGTTGTGACCTGTGATCGCGCTATGGGTGTTTTATAAACTGTatttaacaacaaaaatccaACAACAATTATTTTATGACGGCTGCCAGTATAAATAAGGTGTAATAACTCGATAACAGCGGCTTTAttttgatataaaaaaaaaattaaaaatcagaTCCAACCAAAACCCTTTGAGCGGGTTTCTTATTGGTAGATTTCatttaagggcaggtgggccagtgcaaaattgaccaaatcgttcaaaacactgttttgggtattttagcagattatgtttccataacatacctatcatccatgtgtgtcagtgtttttgtcaaaagtgtcctatttatctgtcaataaagacaaaatgtgaacatgtgtggcattgattgtcttctgtagtcgatattcccccgccaaaaaatgtctcatttcaaaggctagttacggctttgtcctcagcaaaacagtgcattcacgacatacgaaactgcgcagcagctcttgacctataacatgacatcagtgttttgatgaatgttccattcactcagccactAGTCCGTTGCAAAAgcagcaatcgtaatcgaacggaatcgaacggaaatgtccttatttggaaggtactcgacatccattggttcgtttcataaaccgaaatcgggaaccagtttactttgtgagtgcgcatgctcagcttacgaattttgcatacggaaactaccgaagagactctcggccatgacgggaacacccgaagttcactcggttttacaacatcctggttacacatcaaacgatcagtgacaaccgaaagcgaatttttctttgagaaacaacctttgatacgataacaatggttcgaaataagaaagaggacaatgtctttattagttcggtaagcaacaacaagtatgtccgctggtactaggccaaagtttggattctgccggtgtttccgatacagaggaaagctttgatctccacgcagatccacaggtcgccatttccgaacacgccatgcaTGGCGTAGACTTTTTACGTCTTGcaactggcttgctttgcgctgaatttgagtcagtttctgagcagtatctcctcgacaagcaagtcgagcatttgctacgcaaaaaaacaaaatcaggagaaagtatccaacatcagtcagattatcggtaatgtttgctgggtcTGCCATTTCAcgaacgaaactggatcagcaactgtttgtatcaatctgcactttcgtaaattccgtcactgtcactgtcattttcttcaccgcgatacacagttcattgcgaagagcttcctcagtaaatcgttcagattccacgtacgatttgttgtcaaaaaacaactcaaacaaaagtttcaaactcatcatcctccatcttgcttgtcgaagcacaaaagtactgtatcgatgtaaaaacaaaagcagaaaacttccaCCAACAAATTCAGCGCATaagacacgacgagataacggaaggaaagaagcctcgttctggctcaagtaagttaccgttaaaaataccgttattcgcatgcaaatacaaacgagaatcgggtcattgatacacgtttagcgctggggcaatatccccatgctggttgacagagggaaagaagggatggacgcataaattcgctgctggcgtgctaaaggctaagtagtttgcaattcaactaaactaagctgttcattcataacacagttttgtccttgtatgtctgtttcaatagtgtttctgtggtgttcaatcttcaatgtcgtttttctcagttcagccattttgcctacggttacgtcttgagttacgcgatttctctggctgtaatttagctagagcaatattttcttttgtagtttgtacagaatataacattctaggggattacgaagggattttgctgaaattttattatagtcatatccagatgatttcaaaaaataatttcgcaagcgttaccctaaagtttgacagttgtaacaaagaagtgttcctaactccaaatataaatataataaacaagatctgcttcgtaatcccctagagcatacccagaaggataaaataaaacaataattagaagtgtgacaatcacatctgatgaaaatccgtgtatctcctgtactccacttttgtctgtattttgactgtttttgtcgcgtaaaacaaaaaccagcaaccgaaaatacaaaaCATGACTAttgtttgtcatcatttgttcatttctttcataaaataacatttagacacaataaaacattcaaaataaaaaaaaaggtagtgcactggcccacctccccttaatGATCGCATGACATTACTTGCATTTCAGTGAAACGGAAAGTAGATTGCAATTACGTTGCTAGGCGCAGGACCAGCAAAATTAGAATAGCCGAAGTAGTAGTTAGACGTGTCATGACGGCGTTCCCGAAGGCCATACATTTCAAAACACATTGATCAGATTTATAGTTGTTCATGAACAACTCATTGAGGCATGACATGGATGGAACACGTTTAAAATGGCAGCAGAAAAAATTTGATATCAGGTTGACTGTTTGACGGAGAAAGTTCATTTAGATTTTACACACATTATCTTAGTATAAGCTCTCGGTGTGTTGATTTGATCCTCGTCAACGGACCAGCAAAATTCTACGAATTATTTTGTTTCAGCAACCATTTGCACATGACCGCCATAGGCGCAATGCAAGTGTCAAGAACCGGAGACATAGCCAACTGGACGATTCCTGTGAGTCCCCACCATTACATTTTCTGTCTCTTGTGTGTTACCGGTTTGTCAAGCTATTACGCCCGTTTGAATTGTACGCAACGAAGCGAAGATTCACGCAAGCCGAAATTGTGTCCTTTAGCTTGAATACAGGCCacacgttaaaggcacagtaagcctcctgtaaaccatcacagatactgtcaggcttttacacacagtacaaacacccttccattttttgactcacatgcgaagcaaaagtgagtctatgtactcacccgagtcgtccgtccgtccgtccgtccgtccgtccggacgtccggacgtccgtccgtccggaaaactttaacgttggatatttcttggacactattcagtctatcagtaccaaatttggcaagatggtgtatgatgacaag is from Littorina saxatilis isolate snail1 linkage group LG5, US_GU_Lsax_2.0, whole genome shotgun sequence and encodes:
- the LOC138967105 gene encoding succinyl-CoA:3-ketoacid coenzyme A transferase 1, mitochondrial-like; protein product: MSSLLSRVVALQPLLRGGRRAAAAFLSFPSERSDFSTTSQQNIQFCNSTLEAVKDIKDGCTLMVGGFGICGIPENLTNALLETKVKNLTIISDSAGVCDFGLGLMLVEQQIKKMVCSYIGNNPLFHHQYLKGEIEVELVPQGTLAERIRCGGAGIPAFFTPTGYGTLIQTGGEPLKYDKAGKVILASKEKESRQINGRNYIMEEAIKADFAIVKAWKADRAGNLIFRKSAQNFNTPMCKASKFTIAEVEEIVDIGEIAPDDVHVPHIYVQRVVQGQKYQKKVESLKFDFGEVLKKPISSYEYTRERIVRRIAADFKSGMYINLGIGIPMHAANFVNPDVNVHLHSENGILDMGPYPKPGEEDADLINAGKETVTAKPGGSFFASDESFAMIRGNHLHMTAIGAMQVSRTGDIANWTIPGKLMKGIGGAMDLLACTETKIVVGMQHIDKHGKPKIVDKCTLPLTGKACIDMLVTDKAVFKFEKGKEMTLIELAPGETVDTLKKTTGCEFKVAQDVKPMKQVLMPGESENDLFQEPPPGAIPKEWLPMWQGTGNPTQRL